In the genome of Candidatus Pristimantibacillus lignocellulolyticus, the window CTATTAATGATACGAAACAAGCCATTAATGAATTTGCTCCATTCTTGTTCCAAAATGGTGGAGATTTTTATACTGAGAATGGAAGTAAGTCTGCTCTTGATTCACCAGAAGCTTTGAAAGCAATGAAGTTGTGGACTGGTCTTTTCACGAACTACAAGATTGAGAAGCAAGCTGATTTCTATAACCGCTTCCGTTCAGGTGAAATGCCGATAGGGGTAGCAGATTACTCCACATATATTCTATTGTCTACAGCAGCTCCTGAGTTAACCGGTTGGTGGGGAATGAAACCAATGCCTGGTATCAAGCAGGAAAATGGGGAAATTAATCGTTCAACAGGTGGTCTTGCACAGACAGGAATTATATTCAAGAGTTCCGATCGTCAAACAGAAGCTTGGGAGTTCTTGAAATGGTGGACGAGTGCAGATGCACAAGAAAGATTTGGTTCAGAGCTTGAAGCATTGCTTGGTGTTGAGGCACGTTGGAACACTGCTAACGTCGAAGCATTGCAACGATTGCCTTGGCAAGCGCAAGATATTGAAGCGATTCTTGAACAGTGGGAGTGGTTCCGTGAACGTGAAGTTGTTCTAGGAGGATACTATACAACACGCTACATCGCTAATATGTGGAATGAAATTGTACTTAGTGGACGAATTGTTCGTGAGTCAGTTGAAGATGGTGTGAAGGAAATTGATAAAGAGCTATCTAAAAAACGTGAAGAATTTGGACTTGATCTAGCTGGCGAAGGAGGAACAACAGAATGATAACGGAAAAGACAACAACGCATAGTAGTACAATCGCTGTTCGTTCTGAATCTCGCTTTAAGAAAAAGCTTCAGCAATTCTGGGCAGATGTGAAACGTAGTAAAGTATCTCTACTGTTCATGACACCGTTTTTACTATTATTTACTATGTTTATCGTCGTACCTATTATTATTTCGGTAGCTTTAAGCTTCTCATATTACAACATATTAGAATCACCGAAATTTATCGGTTTCTCCAACTATAAACTACTGTTTGTTGAAGATGATATCTTCATGCAAGCAGTAGGAATAACATTAAAATTTGCTGTAATTACCGGGCCAATTGGATACATTATGGCGTTTCTACTAGCATGGCTCATAAGTCAGATCCCAACGAAATACCGCTTTTTCTATACACTTTGTTTCTATGCCCCATCTATTGCGAGTGGTACAGCTATGTCAGTTGTATGGCTTTACCTCTTCGCAGGGGATCGCAAAGGCCTACTGAATAACTGGCTAATTAATCTAGGTATTTTTGATGAACCGTTTCTGTTTCTACAAGATGTAAGGTCGATTGTACCGGTAATTATTATCGTGTCACTTTGGATGAGTATGGGGGTAGGATTCCTAGCCTTTCTTGCCGGTTTGCAAAACGTTCCTAAGGATCTTTATGAAGCGGGTGGGATTGATGGCATTCGAAATCGTTGGCAGCAATTATGGTACATTACGATACCATCTGTAAAACCACAATTATTGTTCGGTGCGGTTATGCAAGTGGTTGCTTCTCTCCAAGTATTTGACGTAAGTATACAGTTGGTAGGTTTACCGAGCCCATTGTATGCAGGGCATACCATTCTTACACACTTATTTGACTACGCATTTATTAGGTTCGAGATGGGTTACGCATCTGCTATCGCGGTTGTGCTGTTCCTTTTAATGATGGGACTGAATAGACTTATCTTCAACATACTAGGGAGGGATTAATGAGTGTCTCGCATTCAATCTATTAGCAGAAGAATAGACTGGGGTGGCATAATACTCTATAGCTTCCTTACAGTATTGGGACTTGTTATGTTATTACCATTAGTATATTTGGCTTCAACCGCTTTGAAGCCAATTAGTGAATTGTTCTTATTTCCACCAAGATTTTTCGTAATGAATCCAACGTTAACTAACTTCCGTGACCTATTGTTAGTTACAGGAACATCTAGTGTTCCATTTATCCGATTCATTCTCAATAGCTTAATAGTTACGGGAGGTATTGTTGGTGGCGGTGTTGTTATTTCCGCCCTTGCAGCTTACCCGCTTGCCAAACACGATATGGTCGGCAAGAAGTTTTTCTTTGATATGATCGTAGCTTCCTTGATGTTCTCTCCTATTGTATTGCAAATACCGCAATACCTGATCATGAGTAAATCAGGACTAATGAATACGTACTTTGCACTTATTCTACCTTACTTGGCAGCTCCAATAGGAATGTTCTTGATGGTTCAATTCCTTCGTCAAATACCTGACGCATTGCTAGAAGCATCGAGAATGGACGGAGCTTCCGAATGGAAGATATTCTGGGTAATTGTTATGCCGATGCTGAAACCAGCGATCTCAACATTTGCATTGTTCAGTTTTATCTCTGCTTGGAACGATCCATACCCAGCGATGGTGTATACGACAAGTGAGAATATGAAATCATTACCGCTTGCCATTCAAACGATTCAAGGTGGAGCAGGGGTTGTTGCCAGAGTTGGTACGTTTGCGGCAGCGAGTTTCTTGATGATTATTCCAACTTTAATTGTATTTATTACTACACAACGAATGGTATTGCAGACAATGGCGCATTCAGGGTTGAAGGAATAGGAGGACAGCTATGAAAAGTTGGAAAAGCTTACGAATCATAGTGCTGACGATGCTAGCCATGTCCTTATTGTCTTCGACTGCCAGTGCGTCAACACCTTATGATAGTTACACGATTAATTCACAAGGTAATGATATTCGTTCTATAGCAGGCTTTGTTTATGAAGAGTCAATTACTGGACTTGATCTAGAATCTGGAGCATTTGAACGCCCAGAATCATTACACATTACATCAGATGGAGACATCTATATTGCAGATGCTGGTAAAAATCGAATTGTACATCTTGATAGTAAACATCAATATGTAAGAACGATTGGTGATACGGAAGGTCCTGGCAAGTTAGGGGAACCGAAAGGTATCTATGTCAAAGAAGACGGTACAATCTATGTTGCTGATACTGCAAATGGACGTATTGTTATCTTTAATAAAGATGGCCAATTTGAAAAAGAGTTTCTTAAGCCAGTAAGTCCACTTATCGGTTCAACATTCTCTTATTCACCATCTAAAATTATTCTTGATAAACGTGACTATATGTATGTTGTCAGTGATGGTAATACACAAGGTTTGATTCAATTAGATCCTAACGGTCAGTTCAAAGGATTCTATGGGGCCAACCATGTTGGGTTCAGCTGGTCAAGAGTATTACTACGCTTACTTGCAACAGAATCTCAACAAGCGAAACAGGTAACGCTTCGTCCAGCAGAATTCTCAAATCTTGATATTGATGATGAAGGATTTATGTATACGACGACGCTTGGTGAAGCAGCGAATCAGTTAAAACGGTTGTCTCCTGTCGGAGTAGATACACTTAATATTGGTATCGAGCGTGAGTATGGTGATTTCTATAGTTCAGGACCGTTTTCTATGCCTTCATTCATCGGTATTTCAGTAGATAAGACAGGAATTATTACTGCACTAGATCTTCAGACAAGTAAAGTATTCCAATATGATAAATTAGGGAATTTCTTGTTCGCATTTGGTGGATTAGGTGAACAACGTGGTTTGTTCACGACACCAGCAGATCTTGCTCAAACTAGCAATGGAGATATTTATGTTGTCGATCGTGGTCGCAACAGTATCGAAGTGTTCCGTAAAACACCTTTTGCTCAGCTTGTTCAACAAGCTTCTACCTTGCATGTTGAAGGTAGATATGAAGAGGCAGAGACGATGTGGCAGGAAGTTATTCGTCAGAACAGTAACTATGAGATGGCTTACCAAGCAATTGGTAAAGCGCTTTACAAAGCCGAGCGCTATAAAGAAGCGATGGGATATTTCGAACTTGCAAGTGCAAGACATGATTATTCATTAGCTTTTAAAGAATATCGTAAGGAATTCATTAAAGAGCATTTCACCATTATTGCTATCTTAGTTGTTATTTTGTTTGTTGCTCTAAGAATATTCATCCCTAGATTACTTCGCTGGGTATCTCGAAAAGTGAAGGAAAAGTCGCAAGTGGGCGTTGCTCATCATGGGAAGGAAGGTGAGACGATATGAATCCATTCGTGATGATGCATCGAATCATTTTCAAACCATTTGATTTCTTTGAAGATATTCAAAGTCCTGGAATAATTCGCATTCGCCAAGCTATAGTTCTTGTTTTATGTGCTTACATTGCTAGAATTATTTCCATCTATTCACTAGGCTTCGCATATGAGACTCGTGAAGCATACCAAATTTCTATTTTGCAAGAAGCGATCTGGATACTTGTTCCTTGGTTAACTTGGTGCATAGCACATTGGGCAGTAAGTGCTATTCTCGATGGAGAAGGTAAGTTCAAAGAGATCGTCTATGGCAGTGCCTTTGCACTTGTTCCATACATTGTGTTCATAATACCTGTAACTTTATTATCTCAAATTCTTGCGTTAGATGAATCCGGGATGATTAATTTCTTCACTTTCGTGATCTATGCATGGGTTATCTGGCTATTTATCTTAAAGGTGAAGATACTGCATAACTTTGATTTGCCTAAAACATTATTTATTGCTTTTCTAAGTATAGTAGCAGTATTTATTTTGTGGTTTATATGTGTATTGCTGTTTGGTTTGGCCAATCAATTCCTCAATTTCTTGCTCGATATGGTTAAGGAATTAAGGCTAAGAGGATAGGAGGAGCGTATTATGAAGCAACGTACCATTCAATGGAAGAAGCCAGTTTCAATTTTGTTACTTGTTATGATGTTGCTTGGTCAGCAGATAATTCCGTCAGCTAGTAGCTTTGCTCCTTCTGTTAAAGCAGAGCAGTTAAGTGGCGAGGAAGTTGTTGAACCAGTCGATAGTCAAGCTGTGATCGAAGAAACTACTAGTGAAGTGTTAACGGTAGAAGCTACTGACGTAGTAGTTGATTCTGTTGATCTAGCGCTAGATGGAGCAGAAGAACTATCAAAAGTAACAGCTATTAAAGAAGTATTAAATGATAGTAAATTCACGTTATATATTGATGAAAAAACAGGTAATGTGCGTCTAGTAAGTAAAGAAACGGGGACGGAATGGTTGGGCTCTCCACAAACACCTTCCTCATTGCCGCCTAACAATAAGAAATTTATCGATTCACCAGTTCATCTTCGTTATACCGTTGGTTCGGACGTAACATCAACGTATTCTCTAAAGGATGCGACAACAACGACAACGTATACTGTGCTCGATGATCAGGTAGTATTAGATATTAATTTTGTTGCTGAGGGAATCTCGCTACAAATGATTTATACACTTAGCGATCGTGGACTTGTCGTGCAAATTCCATTTGAAAGTATTAAGGAAACTGGAGCTGCAAGGCTAACAAGTCTTGAACCACTACCTTTCATGAATGGAGCATTAGAAACAGATGAAGGCGCAATGTTCTTACCAGATGGTTCAGGGTCTCTACTTGAATTCCGTGCTAATCATGAGACTTATCTGAAAGGATATTCCGAATACATTTATGGAAATGATGCTACTTTCAGATCACAAACGAATGATATGTTAGCGGATACTTATACACGTACAAATACACCGCGTGAAAGTATCGCACTTCCAGTGTTCGGTATGTATCGTAATGGGGTTGGTACACTAGCTATCGTATCTGATGGTCAATATGAAGCGAAAATAAATGGTACGCCTGCTGGTATTCGTGCGATTCCAATGTATCGTAGCTCTGTTGAATTTATGTATCGTAAAAACGATGTTATTTTCATCGGTAATTCCGGACAAATTCCATATTTCCAAGGTCAAATGATTGCAGGAAATCGTAAGGTGGAGTACGTGTTACTGGAAGCAGAAGATGCTAACTATGTTGGTTTGGCAAAAGCGTATCGTAACTACTTAATTCAGGATCAAGGGTTGATGCCAGTTGCAGATCAAAAACCTTCACTATCATTAGAATTGTTTGGTGGTATTGAGCGTGAAGAGATTATCGGAGATACGTTTATTAAGATGACGACATTCCAGCAAGCAGAGCAGATCATTGCTGATTTGCAACAAACTGGGGTAACAAATATTGTTGCAACATATGATGGATGGACAAAAGGTGGGCTATATGGCACGCAGCCATCTCATAAAATAGCGAAACAACTTGGAGGTAAAAAGGGTCTTGAATCCTTAGTTAATTTTACGAAAGAAGCTAATGTAGCACTCTACTTACGTGCCAATTATGTAAAACCATTCGAATCTACAGGTAAATATAGTGAACGCAAAGATGGTATTCGCGGTATGGATCGAGAACTATTAGAACTAACATTATATTGGCCAAGTGATCGCTGGTCTCGTGGTAGCTTCAGCTTCCATCTTATTAAGCCAGATCGAGTACTTAATGAGTATGTGAAAGATCAAGTTTCAGATTATGTGAACTATGGTGTTGATGGTGTGCAGATGCAATATATGGGTGAGATGATCTATTCTGATGAAGATAAGGATTCAATCACTGATCGTTCTGTAGCAGCTCAGGCATGGATTGATTCACTAACTCTAATGAAGGAACAGGTTGGTTCAGCAGCGGTGGATTACGGCAACGCATATACATTTGGACTAGTTGATCGTATCGATGATGCTCCATTGTATGCTAGTGAATACACGTATACAGATACTGCAGTTCCATTCTATCAATTAGTTCTTCACGGTCTTATTCCATATTATGCTAGTCCAATTAACTTGCGTGAAGATGCACAAGTTGAATGGTTGAAAGCTATTGAGTATGGCGCACTTCCTACTGCTGAATTAACTGGTGAGAAAAGTAGTAATTTGCATCGTACAGCTGAAACAAGATTATACAGTTCCTACGCAGCAGATTGGATTAACATTGTTGCTGATGAATACAAAGATTTGGAGCCACTTTATGATGCTATTGCTGGTGAACAAATGATCAATCATGAACAGTTACAAGATCGCGTATTCCGTACAACATATGCTAGTGGTGTTGAAGTCATTGTGAACTACAATTCAGATGCTACTACTATAGACGGAGTTAATGTCGAAGGTATGAACTATACGTGGAGTAAGGGGTGAAGGAAATAGCATGAAATTCAAAATGAACATGAGAAAGAGACATATATTTGAAGGCTATTCCTTCATCATCTTATGGATTGTCGGATTTGTAGCTTTCATGGCAGTACCACTGGGGCAATCAATCTACTACTCGTTCCAAAAACTAACACCTAGTAAAACCGGACTTATAGCTGAGAACGTAGGACTTCAGCATTTTCGAGCAGCATTCGCAGTAGATATTGAGTTTCTACCATTATTACAAAGCACATTTACAGGTATGATATCACATGTGCCGCTCGTACTAATTTTCTCTATAGCGAGTGCATTATTGTTAAATCGTCATTTCCGTGGTCGGATGATATTCCGTGGTATATTCTTCTTGCCTGTAATTATTGCATCAGGTACGACATTGAAAAAGCTCTTGGAGCAGGGTGCTGCAAATCTCCCAATCTTTATGAATTATGATTTATATCGTATGTTAAGACTTTTCATTCCTGGTGATATTCTAGAGAGTCTATTAACATATGCAGATTCATTGACGATGGTCATGTGGGATGCAGGAGTACAAACGCTCATCTTCCTTGCTGGTTTACAGACAATTTCTGTTTCGCTTTATGAAGCAGCGAAAATGGATGGGGCAACGAAGTGGGAAAGCTTCTGGAAAATAACATTCCCTATGATTATGCCAATGATTCTAGTTAACACATTATATACGATGGTTAGCTCATTCACGCGTGCAGACAATAGTGTAATGGACTACATTAATACACGAGTATTTAGTGATAATAACTATGGATATGCTTCGGCATTAGGATGGATTTATTTCGTAGTTATTTTCATTATGATTGGTATAGTGTTCTTATTGTTTAGAAAAAGTCTAGCTTCGATGGAAGGCAGGTAATCAAAATGGCGAATGCGCAGTTAACAGATAAAGTGAAAATCAGCGATAAGCTAGATCCTGCTTTAAGGTTTCAAGCCATCAAACGCAGTAAAAATATTATAGGAACAATTTTCTTCTATTTTATACTGCTTAGCTTATCTTTTGTATTTTTGTATCCGTTATTATACATGATCTCCAAATCTCTCATGCAGAGCTGGGATGTAGCAGATGCAACGGTTCGCTGGATTCCACATGAATTTAACATTCATAACTATAAAGTTGCTTTTACAGCGATGAAGTATTGGCAAGGATTTATGAATAGTTCTATCATTTCATTTGGTAGTGCTGCGTTGCAAATTATTTCATGTTCATTAATTGGATATGGATTTGCACGTTATCGTTTCCCATTATACGGTCTATGGTTTGTATTGTTAATTTTCACATTCCTAGTACCACCACAAACGATTGTTGTTCCTTTGTATATGTTTTTCAGTGAACTTGGTTGGATTAATACGCATCTACCGTTTATTGTGCCGGCTGCCTTTGGACATGGACTACAAGGATCGCTGTTCATTCTAATCTTTATTCAATTCTATCGTCAACTTCCAAAAGTACTAGAAGAGGCTGCTAGAATTGACGGTGCAGGTGCATTCCGTACGTACTGGCAAATCATGTTCCCATTAGGTAAACCAGCGATGGTTACAGTATTCCTATTCTCTATCGTATGGCATTGGAATGATAACTTCCAACCAAGTTTATACTTGCGTCTACCGCCATTTTATAATTTAGCGCAACGTATGAATGGTTTCTACGGTCAAGCTACGATGACTGCGGATCAGATGGGGGCTAGCGTTTCGTCAAGTGCAATTGGTATGGCACCAACGGTTATGAATCAGATGATGGCTGGCGTAGTGTTATCGATTATACCAATTCTTATCTTATATCTTTTCGTTCAACGCAATTTTGTTGAAAGTGTTGAGCGTGCTGGTATTGCAGGTGAATAACTAATTTATTTCCTCGATCATCTTCCTAATATGGGGAAGGGGGTCGAGGAAAAATTTTAAGTGGGGTCTACTGCGGGATGTTAATTAGGAAGTATATGAAATGTTTTAGGAGGAGCTATGAATAAAACATTAATTTGCGCTGTGAGCGTACTGACAGCTGTTGTTATGATGACAGCATGTAGTAAGGGGACGAATGAGAATTTGAACAAAGAGCCTGCTACTGAGCAGGTAGTTAACGATAATAATAAGACAAATAAAGAAGTTAATGAAAATGCTGATAATCAACTAGTGGTCACTAATCCTGTTGATAATGGTGTGGAAAAAGGTGGACCTATGTTTACAAATGCTTCAGTACATGATCCTTCGGTGTTATTTGCTGATGGTACTTTCTATGTGTATGGCTCACATCTTGGATCTGCCAAAAGTACTGATCTAATGAATTGGACCTTGATTGGTTCTGGAGTAAGTAATGGTAATCCATTAATCCCGAATGTTACAGAAGAAATGGCAGAAGCGCTAGAATGGGGTCAGACAGATACGTTCTGGGCTGGTGATGTGATCCAATTAGCAGATGGTAAGTATTACTTCTATTATAGTGTCTGCAAAGGGGATTCTCCTCGTGCAGCCATTGGTCTTGCAGTATCAGATTCGCCAGAAGGTCCGTTTACTGATCTTGGTATGTTCTTGAAATCAGGTATGTGGGGACAGAAGAGTGAAGACGGAACAATTTATGATGCAACTGTTCATCCCAACGCTATTGATCCAGCAGTATTCTTCGACAAAGATAATCTACTGTGGATGGTATATGGGTCATATAGCGGTGGTATTTTTATTATGCAACTTGACCCAACAACAGGTTTACCTTTTCCAGATCAAGGGTACGGTAAAAAGTTGCTTGGGAAAAATCATGTGCGTATAGAAGGTCCATACATACAATATAGCCCAGAAACAGATTACTATTATATGTTCTTATCATATGGTGGTTTAGATGCAGTTGGCGGATACAATTTGCGTGTTGCTCGCTCCAAAACACCAGATGGACCGTATGTTGATTCTGAAGGCAAAGATTTAATTGATGCTCAAGGTCCAGCGGGATCATTCTTTGATGATCGTGCAATTGAACCTTACGGTGTTAAAATGGTAGGGAATTTCATGTTCCGTCGTGAACTTGGAGAAACTGGCGGCGGAATTGGCGCTGGTTATATCTCACCAGGGCATAACTCAACCTATTATGATGAGAGCAGTAAGAAGTATTTCAATATATTCCATACGCGCTTCCCATACCAAAGTGAACATCATGAAATCCGTGTTCATCAAATGTTCTTGAATGAAGATGGTTGGTTTGTTATGGCTCCTCATCGTTATTCAGGTGAAACGATTGGAACGTATACGCAGGAAGAAGTTTCTGGAGCATTTAAATTAATTAATCATGGTCGTGATGTATCTGCTGAAGTGAAAGAGTCTATTGTAGTAGAGCTTACGGCAGATGGTAATATTACTGGAGCGGTTGCAGGTAGCTGGAAATTAAGTGGTGAGCATAATGTTGAACTAACCATTGATAATGTAGTATATCGTGGAGTGTTATTACGTCAATATGATGAATTAACGAAACAAGAGGTAATGACATTCAGTGCGTTATCCCTTGAAGGCGTATCTGTATGGGGTTCAGCAGTAACAAAAAAGGAATAGCTATATAATAATAAGGACTAAGCTAATATAGCTTGTTTGCTAATGTAAGAGATAAATAATGAATACCTTGTATGGAAAATCCGGTTGCTACTAAGTGACTGGATTTTTCGTATTTAGACATATAACAGAAATAGTAAAATATAGTTTATATATTGTGTTTATCTTTTTTTAGATGTGAAATATGAGCGACATTAAAGGAAAAAAACTGTTCATCGAGCATGAACTGGTTTTCACTGACATAGTATTAATGTTCGTATTGTTTTCAATCGCTAACTTCTAACGAAATAAGCAGGAAATGAGAGGTATATGTCGAATCTCCAATTATGGAATATATTACACATATGTTAGACAGGAGAATGTTTATGGTAAATAGATGTTAGAAAAATACATTTGTATTATTGAAAATTATGTATAAAAAATGGAGTGGTAATTAGTGTATAAAAAGATTCTTGCATTTGTTTTAATACTTACATTAGTTTTTCCTATGAGTGCATTTGCAGCAACTAGCGCACCAAAAGTATATTTGGATGGCGTGGAAGTGTCTTTCCCTAATAAGCCTGTTATTGTACAGGGAACTACGATGGTACCATTTAGAAACATTTTTGAAGCATTAGGTGTCAGTGTTAGTTTCGATTCAAAGAGTAACACAATATCTTCCAAAAAAGGCGATACAGAAGTTAGAGTGTTTATTAATCAAACCTATGCAACAAAAAATGGAGAGATGATTACACTTAGTATTGCTCCGTATGTTACTAAAGGAGTAACTTACGTGCCACTTAGATTTGTAGGTCAATCCTTCGGATATAAAGTAGCATATAAAAATAATACTATTTATATTGATTCACCAACTTCAACTCCAAGTCCGTCACCAACTCCGACAACTACACCGAGTCCTTCACCAAGTCCAAGTCCGACGACAAAACCAAGTAATACTACGTTAACTGTTGAAGAAGTAGGCGAATTAGCTAATAGGGTAGCATTGCTCGAAGTTTATGATGCAAAAGGTAAGTTATTTGCTACAGGAAGTGGTGTTTCTGTGGCCAAAGGTGAAATATTAACCAATTACCATGTAATTGAAGGTGGTAGTAAAGTTGGTGTTACCTTTGAAGGATTACCAACTATATTTACTACGACTACATTATTAAAAGATGAAAAAAGAGATTTAGCTCTGCTAAAAATTGATAATTTAAATTTACCAATCGTTGATATTGGAGATTCTAAGGAATTAAAATTAGGTGAATCAATTGTAGCTATCGGCTCACCTCTAGGATTCTCCAACACATTGACAGTAGGAAATGTTAGTAATCCTTTGCGTAAAGTTAATAATGAAACTTATGTACAAATTTCCGCACCGATAGACAGTGGTAGCAGTGGTGGCGCATTGTTTAATATGAAAGGAAAACTTGTAGGCATTATTACAGCTAAAATGGAAAGTTCGGCAAATCTTAATTTTGCAATACCTTCATCTGATGTCATATCGTTTTTAAAGAAAACTAAAAAGGCTGAACAGATGAGTAGTTCAAGTAGTTCAGGTAATGGAACATCTACTAACAATAGTTATACAGAGAAGGGTGCAACTGAAGTACAGAAATATCTTAATTATGAATATGCTACTGTAACCTTAGATGGATTCAGATATGATTTTGAATGGATTGTAATGTTATCTAAAGAAAAAGATGGTTATTTGGTCGGTGGTATTATGGAAGATAGTGATCAATGGCTCGATTTGATGGATATGCAAGATTACGATGATATGACAATTCCTTCTATTTTATATTGGGTATCCGACTCGATTAGTAAAGATAAAGGAGCAAAAAACGCTTTTGTAATGCTATATTTGGATACCTATGTATCTTCTTATCCAAGTGCTTTTCCTTCTGATGCAATAGAACGTGAAGGCTCGGGATATAGATTGTTCTACAATTTTGCATGGGGTACAATTGATGGGTCAGAATATGTGTACAGTATATATCCGGAAGAAGGATATGTCGAATATGTAGACATCTAATTAGCGTATTAAACTCGAAATTAAGGTAGAATAATTTCCCGTTGCCATAAGGTGACGGGTTTTATTTTGATGATTATGAAAAGTATTGAATAGCTGACACCAATATCATACAATTATTGTGGATTATGTCTTAATATGACGATCGCAAAGTCGATAGTTAATATTAATTTTGAATGACAGGAAGAAGGAGTAATAGACATGCTAAAAGTTGGAATCATCGGCGCAGGTGGAATTTATCGCTATGCTCATCTCAATGGTTGGAAAACTTCGCAAGACATTCAAGTTGTTGCGGTATGTGATGCTAATCTAGAACTTGCAGAACTTGCCGAACAGGATTTTCCTGGAGCTACTATATATACGGATTATAAACAATTAATTGCGCGTGAAGATATCGATATTGTAAGTATTACTACCCCAAACAAGTTTCATTCCATTATTGCTATAGAAGCATTAGCAAATAATAAGCATGTATTCTGTGAGAAACCTGATGCGATTAATCCTGAGGAAGCACGCAAAATGGCCGATATCGCAAGCCAAAGTGGGAAAATATTGATGGCTATGCGTAACAATCGATTCACTGCTGCTGCACAACATGTAAAGCAACTATATAATGAAGGATTTTTCGGAGAATTATATGCAGGAAGATGTGGCTGGATACGTACGAGAGGTATTCCTGGTCGTGGTGGCTGGTTCACGACAAAAGAAATGTCAGGCGGCGGACCTTTAATTGA includes:
- a CDS encoding glycoside hydrolase family 43 protein yields the protein MNKTLICAVSVLTAVVMMTACSKGTNENLNKEPATEQVVNDNNKTNKEVNENADNQLVVTNPVDNGVEKGGPMFTNASVHDPSVLFADGTFYVYGSHLGSAKSTDLMNWTLIGSGVSNGNPLIPNVTEEMAEALEWGQTDTFWAGDVIQLADGKYYFYYSVCKGDSPRAAIGLAVSDSPEGPFTDLGMFLKSGMWGQKSEDGTIYDATVHPNAIDPAVFFDKDNLLWMVYGSYSGGIFIMQLDPTTGLPFPDQGYGKKLLGKNHVRIEGPYIQYSPETDYYYMFLSYGGLDAVGGYNLRVARSKTPDGPYVDSEGKDLIDAQGPAGSFFDDRAIEPYGVKMVGNFMFRRELGETGGGIGAGYISPGHNSTYYDESSKKYFNIFHTRFPYQSEHHEIRVHQMFLNEDGWFVMAPHRYSGETIGTYTQEEVSGAFKLINHGRDVSAEVKESIVVELTADGNITGAVAGSWKLSGEHNVELTIDNVVYRGVLLRQYDELTKQEVMTFSALSLEGVSVWGSAVTKKE
- a CDS encoding stalk domain-containing protein; protein product: MYKKILAFVLILTLVFPMSAFAATSAPKVYLDGVEVSFPNKPVIVQGTTMVPFRNIFEALGVSVSFDSKSNTISSKKGDTEVRVFINQTYATKNGEMITLSIAPYVTKGVTYVPLRFVGQSFGYKVAYKNNTIYIDSPTSTPSPSPTPTTTPSPSPSPSPTTKPSNTTLTVEEVGELANRVALLEVYDAKGKLFATGSGVSVAKGEILTNYHVIEGGSKVGVTFEGLPTIFTTTTLLKDEKRDLALLKIDNLNLPIVDIGDSKELKLGESIVAIGSPLGFSNTLTVGNVSNPLRKVNNETYVQISAPIDSGSSGGALFNMKGKLVGIITAKMESSANLNFAIPSSDVISFLKKTKKAEQMSSSSSSGNGTSTNNSYTEKGATEVQKYLNYEYATVTLDGFRYDFEWIVMLSKEKDGYLVGGIMEDSDQWLDLMDMQDYDDMTIPSILYWVSDSISKDKGAKNAFVMLYLDTYVSSYPSAFPSDAIEREGSGYRLFYNFAWGTIDGSEYVYSIYPEEGYVEYVDI
- a CDS encoding Gfo/Idh/MocA family oxidoreductase, producing MLKVGIIGAGGIYRYAHLNGWKTSQDIQVVAVCDANLELAELAEQDFPGATIYTDYKQLIAREDIDIVSITTPNKFHSIIAIEALANNKHVFCEKPDAINPEEARKMADIASQSGKILMAMRNNRFTAAAQHVKQLYNEGFFGELYAGRCGWIRTRGIPGRGGWFTTKEMSGGGPLIDLGVHMIDLAMWLSGDPVPKTVSGSTYRKFADRPDETGVIPAGTFDVEDMATGFIRFENGASLQVEFSWASNIEEEQRFLEWRGTEAGFSLINNELTLFTEVDGQVVSTKPEFPEEELPQHTVNIHHFIDCVLGKDTPTITPQDGVHMIQILSAIYESAEKQAEVRL